A genome region from Brooklawnia propionicigenes includes the following:
- the hydA gene encoding dihydropyrimidinase — MSTIIRGGTVVGPYGSAVTDLRIDGEQITALGAITETPGDRLIDAGGCLVLPGGIDTHTHLDLATQGTTTVDDFNTGTRAAVLGGTTLVMDFATAQKGETLAQGLANWQAKASGKSWCDYAFHMAMLEWPAGRADEMAAIARQGVTSFKMYMAYRPAMMVEDDEIFQALQATRSFGGTIGFHAENGRLIDELTRERVASGQTHAYYHQHTHPVEVEREAISRLAAISELAGNVPCYVVHLSSRDGLTEVLRANRRGVPLRAETCPQYLLLDASRYGMANGDDLDEVSGYVISPPLREVADQDVLWQAVSDGSVQFIGTDHCAFNVHGQKDAGGDDFRSIPNGAPGIQLRMELLYTYGVEPGRISLERYVELNATNAARYFGVHPRKGILAPGSDADVVIYDPRGTRTVHQTDLDENVDYTPYEGWRISGRVRDVFVRGSAAVLDGVVVGDQSGQFIACGPSDGAIR, encoded by the coding sequence GTGAGCACCATCATTCGGGGAGGCACGGTCGTCGGTCCGTACGGGTCGGCCGTCACCGATCTGCGGATCGACGGTGAGCAGATCACCGCGCTCGGCGCAATCACGGAGACTCCCGGAGACCGGCTGATCGACGCCGGCGGCTGCCTGGTGCTGCCGGGCGGCATCGACACTCACACCCATCTCGATCTGGCCACCCAGGGCACCACGACCGTCGACGATTTCAATACCGGCACCCGCGCAGCGGTGCTCGGCGGCACCACCTTGGTGATGGATTTCGCGACCGCGCAGAAGGGCGAGACGCTGGCCCAGGGACTCGCCAACTGGCAGGCCAAGGCCTCCGGTAAATCGTGGTGCGACTACGCCTTTCACATGGCGATGCTGGAATGGCCCGCCGGGCGTGCCGACGAGATGGCAGCTATCGCGCGTCAGGGCGTGACGTCGTTCAAGATGTACATGGCCTACCGCCCAGCCATGATGGTCGAGGACGACGAGATCTTCCAGGCGCTGCAGGCGACCCGTAGCTTCGGTGGCACGATCGGTTTCCACGCCGAGAACGGCCGACTCATCGACGAACTGACCCGGGAGAGGGTCGCGTCCGGCCAGACTCATGCCTACTACCACCAGCACACCCACCCGGTTGAGGTGGAGCGCGAGGCGATCAGCCGGCTCGCCGCGATCAGCGAACTTGCCGGCAATGTGCCGTGCTACGTGGTGCATCTGAGCAGCAGGGACGGGCTGACCGAGGTGCTGCGCGCGAACCGGCGCGGGGTGCCATTGAGGGCGGAGACCTGCCCGCAGTATCTGCTGCTGGACGCCAGTCGCTATGGCATGGCCAACGGAGACGATCTGGACGAGGTCTCCGGCTATGTCATCAGTCCGCCGCTGCGTGAGGTCGCCGACCAAGATGTACTGTGGCAGGCGGTTTCCGACGGGTCGGTGCAGTTCATCGGCACCGACCACTGCGCCTTCAACGTGCACGGCCAAAAAGATGCCGGCGGCGACGACTTCCGCTCCATTCCCAATGGCGCTCCCGGAATTCAGCTGCGGATGGAGCTGCTCTACACCTATGGTGTCGAGCCCGGACGCATCAGCCTGGAGCGCTATGTCGAACTGAACGCGACCAACGCGGCCCGCTACTTCGGGGTTCATCCGCGCAAGGGCATTCTCGCGCCTGGGTCCGACGCCGATGTGGTGATCTACGACCCGCGGGGCACCCGCACGGTGCACCAGACCGATCTCGACGAGAACGTCGACTACACGCCGTACGAGGGTTGGCGGATCTCCGGACGCGTCCGCGATGTCTTCGTCCGGGGCTCGGCCGCCGTGCTCGACGGTGTCGTGGTCGGAGATCAATCGGGGCAGTTCATCGCCTGCGGCCCCAGCGATGGGGCGATCCGATGA
- a CDS encoding energy-coupling factor ABC transporter ATP-binding protein: protein MSEPIIRVDHLGYCYPDGTQALDDISISIQPQEMVALIGTNGSGKTTLSKCLNGILKATSGSVLVDRIKVDAGLRSSKLISSIGYVFQNPDHQLFNNNIYDEIAYAPRNLKLSADEVDHRVREAARIAGIGEELFGEHPFFQTKGIRQRIAIASILSLRPKVIIVDEPTTGQDYRQSREVMEFLRELNREGHTIIVITHDMDIVAEHTDRVIAMTHGKVILDGPTRDVLTNTEVIAEADLLPPLVTRLDQRLAGPQFSGQALFPDELLAEWNARSAMPTAAEIGR from the coding sequence ATGAGCGAACCAATCATCAGGGTCGACCACCTCGGGTACTGCTATCCCGACGGCACCCAGGCACTGGACGACATCTCGATCTCGATCCAGCCGCAGGAGATGGTCGCGCTCATCGGCACCAACGGCTCCGGCAAGACCACCCTGTCGAAATGCCTCAACGGCATCCTCAAGGCGACCTCAGGTTCGGTACTGGTCGACCGGATCAAGGTGGACGCGGGGCTGCGCTCGTCCAAGCTGATCAGCTCAATCGGATACGTCTTCCAGAACCCCGATCATCAGCTGTTCAACAACAACATCTACGACGAAATCGCCTACGCACCACGCAACCTCAAGCTGTCGGCCGATGAGGTCGATCACCGGGTGCGCGAGGCCGCCCGCATCGCCGGCATCGGCGAGGAACTGTTCGGTGAGCATCCCTTCTTCCAGACCAAGGGCATCCGGCAGCGGATCGCGATCGCCTCGATCCTGTCGCTGCGTCCCAAGGTGATCATCGTCGACGAGCCGACCACCGGCCAGGACTACCGGCAGTCGCGAGAGGTCATGGAGTTCTTGCGCGAGCTCAACCGGGAGGGCCACACCATCATCGTCATCACTCACGACATGGACATCGTCGCCGAACACACCGACCGGGTCATCGCCATGACCCACGGCAAGGTGATCCTGGACGGCCCGACCCGCGACGTCCTGACCAATACCGAGGTCATCGCCGAGGCCGATCTGCTGCCCCCGCTGGTCACCCGGCTGGATCAGCGGCTGGCCGGCCCGCAGTTCAGCGGTCAGGCGCTGTTCCCCGACGAACTGCTGGCCGAGTGGAACGCACGCTCCGCCATGCCGACCGCTGCCGAGATAGGACGCTGA
- a CDS encoding sensor histidine kinase, producing MQSDPTDDAAMALEDGPVDAPRSSIWRIDLAVAIILTGCTAFWGDLVGTGLRSHYYLASVLTSIAIVLPLALRRTHPLIMTALISAGGLAQLFLVPAPTWALIAVPIASYSVARWVDGHESRLIVLAGGLGSILGPVRWSVDDPIGSMSPELLPILAPLIALCLAWTITPYLLGRRDRETAVARQERELAARERYESELVKRDQQTRMIEARVRTDIARELHDVVAHSLSVMIVQADGGKALARKRPEAAIEALETISETGREALGEMRRIVGVLRADPDDPRPADFQPAPGLSDIPAMVAKAGERVQFSVTGTQPTVSAALGVTAYRIVQEGLTNFLKHAGPASQATVALIYQPTTISIEVANDAPGPDTPVNGDPPISVQGSGFGLQGMQERVTAMGGKLTAKPTRSGGWVVRAILPLTRRAGAKAPRDGEEWTKHQQNGEPT from the coding sequence ATGCAGTCCGACCCGACCGATGACGCCGCCATGGCGCTGGAGGACGGTCCCGTCGACGCACCACGCAGCAGCATCTGGCGCATCGATTTGGCGGTGGCGATCATCCTGACCGGCTGCACGGCGTTCTGGGGAGACCTGGTGGGTACCGGCCTCAGGAGCCACTATTACCTGGCCTCGGTGCTCACCTCGATCGCGATCGTGCTGCCGCTGGCGCTGCGCCGGACCCATCCGCTGATCATGACCGCGCTGATCTCGGCGGGCGGCCTTGCGCAGCTGTTCCTCGTCCCTGCCCCGACCTGGGCGCTGATCGCGGTACCCATCGCGAGCTACTCGGTGGCACGCTGGGTGGACGGCCACGAATCCCGGCTGATCGTGCTGGCCGGAGGCCTCGGATCGATCCTGGGACCGGTGCGCTGGTCGGTGGATGATCCGATCGGGTCGATGAGCCCCGAGTTGCTGCCGATCCTGGCGCCATTGATCGCACTGTGCCTGGCCTGGACGATCACTCCCTATCTGCTCGGACGACGCGATCGTGAGACAGCGGTCGCCCGCCAGGAACGCGAACTCGCAGCCCGAGAACGTTATGAATCCGAGCTCGTCAAACGCGATCAGCAGACCCGCATGATCGAGGCGAGGGTGCGCACCGACATCGCCCGCGAACTGCACGACGTGGTGGCGCATTCGCTGTCGGTGATGATCGTGCAGGCCGACGGCGGCAAGGCGCTGGCGCGCAAGCGCCCGGAGGCGGCGATCGAGGCGCTCGAAACCATCTCCGAGACCGGGCGCGAGGCTCTGGGCGAGATGCGCCGCATCGTCGGAGTGCTGCGCGCCGATCCCGACGATCCGCGGCCCGCGGACTTCCAGCCGGCACCCGGGCTGTCGGACATTCCCGCGATGGTGGCGAAGGCCGGCGAGCGCGTCCAGTTCTCCGTGACCGGGACGCAGCCGACGGTCAGCGCAGCTCTCGGCGTGACCGCCTATCGGATCGTGCAGGAAGGATTGACTAATTTCCTCAAGCACGCGGGCCCTGCTTCGCAGGCCACCGTGGCACTGATCTATCAGCCGACCACCATCAGCATCGAGGTGGCCAATGATGCACCTGGACCGGACACTCCCGTCAATGGGGACCCGCCGATCTCGGTGCAGGGATCGGGCTTCGGGCTGCAGGGCATGCAGGAGCGGGTGACCGCGATGGGCGGCAAGCTGACCGCCAAGCCGACCCGATCCGGAGGCTGGGTGGTGCGAGCGATCCTGCCACTGACCCGCAGGGCAGGCGCGAAGGCTCCTCGCGATGGGGAAGAATGGACCAAGCATCAACAGAACGGTGAGCCAACATGA
- a CDS encoding M28 family peptidase: protein MIHWLRIGRAALGIGVAFVLVSCGVPGDAGSDAGPRSEQPAPTAAQSASGETAGAELAAKVSQQDLVAALAQIETLTLDASGSRGPGSAGYPATAGWIENQLVATGFYDVYRQDFTIQIPHPGDSQLTDAGGRVINQAPLGFSPGTPDEGITGVLVAATDGHGCRAADWPSEVAGQIGIAERGGCSFADMNRAASQAGAAMMIVTNDRSGGLYGTLGGLRDGFIPATGVTSSEGNRLRTAMAAGEVQLSFTFAQNIESHPTYNLFAETKSGDAANVVMAGAHLDSVPEGPGINDNGSGSAILLTTALQMASGQPPVNKVRYAWWSGEELGLLGSAHWVNTMVDSDPQTIQQIAAYLNADMVASPNGVIGVYDGDGSDFPDETLPAGSGEVEQLFTGRFDSLSQPWVPIRMGGSSDHASFINSGVPTGGLFTGAGDLKTHDEQAVFGGTAGQPYDPNYHQAADGLANVNQDFLGINGKASAYAIGHLAWDTSIVNGSGSGNSGVPAKASSFGYAAAV from the coding sequence ATGATTCACTGGCTTCGGATCGGCCGGGCGGCGCTCGGCATCGGCGTGGCGTTCGTGCTGGTGTCCTGCGGCGTTCCCGGTGACGCTGGTTCGGACGCCGGACCGCGCTCGGAGCAGCCGGCGCCCACTGCCGCGCAATCCGCGTCCGGGGAGACTGCCGGTGCCGAACTCGCCGCGAAGGTGAGCCAGCAGGATCTGGTCGCCGCGCTCGCCCAGATCGAAACCCTGACACTCGACGCGAGCGGAAGCCGCGGGCCTGGCAGTGCCGGCTATCCGGCCACCGCCGGGTGGATCGAGAACCAGCTTGTGGCGACGGGTTTCTATGATGTCTACCGGCAGGACTTCACCATCCAGATCCCGCACCCCGGCGACTCGCAGTTGACCGATGCCGGCGGCCGGGTGATCAATCAGGCGCCGCTGGGCTTCTCGCCCGGCACCCCGGACGAGGGCATCACCGGTGTGCTGGTGGCCGCGACCGACGGGCACGGCTGCCGGGCCGCGGACTGGCCGTCCGAGGTGGCCGGGCAGATCGGCATCGCCGAGCGTGGCGGATGCAGCTTCGCGGACATGAACCGGGCGGCATCCCAGGCCGGAGCAGCCATGATGATCGTCACGAACGACCGGTCCGGCGGGCTGTACGGGACGCTCGGTGGCCTGCGGGATGGTTTCATCCCGGCCACCGGGGTCACCTCGTCCGAGGGCAACCGACTGCGCACCGCGATGGCCGCCGGTGAGGTGCAGCTGAGCTTCACCTTCGCGCAGAACATCGAGTCGCACCCCACCTACAACCTGTTCGCCGAGACGAAGTCCGGAGATGCCGCCAACGTCGTGATGGCCGGCGCACACCTCGACAGTGTCCCGGAGGGGCCGGGGATCAACGACAACGGTTCGGGATCGGCGATCCTGCTGACTACGGCATTGCAGATGGCCTCCGGGCAACCGCCGGTCAACAAGGTGCGATACGCATGGTGGAGCGGTGAGGAGCTGGGGCTGCTGGGTTCGGCGCATTGGGTGAACACGATGGTTGACTCCGACCCGCAGACGATTCAGCAGATCGCTGCGTACCTGAATGCCGACATGGTCGCCTCTCCGAACGGAGTCATCGGTGTCTATGACGGCGACGGTTCGGACTTCCCGGACGAGACCCTTCCCGCCGGGTCGGGTGAGGTGGAGCAGCTGTTCACCGGCCGCTTCGACTCGCTGTCCCAGCCCTGGGTCCCGATTAGGATGGGCGGCTCGTCCGATCACGCATCTTTCATCAACTCGGGGGTGCCGACCGGCGGCCTGTTCACCGGGGCGGGCGACCTGAAGACGCACGATGAGCAGGCGGTCTTCGGTGGGACGGCCGGGCAGCCGTACGACCCGAACTACCATCAGGCCGCCGATGGCCTCGCGAACGTGAATCAGGATTTCTTGGGGATCAACGGCAAGGCGTCGGCCTATGCGATCGGTCATCTCGCCTGGGACACCTCGATCGTGAACGGGAGCGGTAGCGGCAACTCGGGGGTACCCGCCAAGGCTTCGAGTTTCGGATACGCCGCCGCGGTCTAG
- a CDS encoding energy-coupling factor transporter transmembrane component T family protein produces MTSVAVSAPPVRLVATPASTKPSMQKTIMGYVPSASPMYRVHPATRLVIYLVSSLIPLFIERPEFNLAVIGFTLAMFSLANVRLGRLKMFLPMLVTVFIILNLTYVVFPREDVSTVAWQVGPLTVHAESLLWAFCTYCRIVALVLASIFYFSTNRESDILVGMRTLGTPFVVSYFIGLALRSVGIFLEDYAVIKEAEIARGLDTRDLSLVGKVKHFAMNLIPLFSLSIRRSEDISMGLFAKGVRISNKVNGKPRPDWLRQRFTMGALDWTIIVLLVVALVAIAVISFATPWLGLDASVFQALIPGGRA; encoded by the coding sequence ATGACATCCGTCGCCGTCAGCGCGCCACCCGTCCGGCTGGTCGCCACCCCAGCCAGCACCAAACCGTCCATGCAGAAGACGATCATGGGCTATGTACCGTCCGCCTCGCCGATGTACCGCGTGCATCCGGCGACCCGGCTGGTCATCTATCTGGTCAGTTCGCTGATTCCGTTGTTCATCGAGCGCCCGGAATTCAACCTGGCGGTGATCGGCTTCACGTTGGCGATGTTCTCGCTCGCCAACGTGAGGTTGGGCAGGCTCAAGATGTTCCTGCCGATGCTGGTGACGGTCTTCATCATCCTCAACCTCACCTATGTCGTCTTCCCACGGGAAGACGTCTCCACGGTGGCCTGGCAGGTCGGGCCGCTGACCGTGCACGCCGAATCCCTGCTGTGGGCGTTCTGCACCTACTGCCGGATCGTCGCGTTGGTGCTGGCGTCCATCTTCTACTTCAGCACCAATCGCGAGAGCGACATTCTCGTCGGTATGCGGACGCTGGGCACCCCGTTCGTTGTCTCGTACTTCATCGGGTTGGCGCTGCGCTCGGTCGGCATCTTCCTGGAGGACTACGCGGTGATCAAGGAGGCCGAGATCGCTCGCGGCCTCGACACCCGCGACCTCAGCCTGGTGGGCAAGGTCAAGCATTTCGCGATGAACCTGATTCCGCTGTTCTCGTTGTCGATCAGGCGCAGCGAGGACATCTCGATGGGTCTGTTCGCCAAGGGGGTGCGCATCTCCAACAAGGTGAACGGCAAGCCGCGGCCCGACTGGCTGCGGCAGCGCTTCACCATGGGCGCCCTCGACTGGACGATCATCGTGCTGCTGGTCGTCGCACTCGTCGCGATCGCGGTCATCTCGTTCGCCACGCCCTGGTTGGGCTTGGACGCCTCGGTCTTCCAGGCACTGATCCCGGGAGGCCGGGCATGA
- a CDS encoding energy-coupling factor ABC transporter ATP-binding protein, with the protein MTEVIAIKDLSWCYGDSEHRALDGVNLTLNSGEFVGIVGPNESGKTTLAAAMKGIIPQSFNGVYLGSVDLFGRPIVDYDAAECASLVGLVFSDPDAQFTTMSVEEEITFGLENIGLPIDVIGERLEWACELAGLQRLLTKSPFELSGGQKQRVAIAGVLAMRPKVIILDEPTSMLDPVSKAGVFALLAQVKKILDLTVVVIEHNLEQLVEVCDRMILLQDGKIAVDAPLGTFFQQIPASARDSIRVPGTVTFFDLISSAPGRAPVRLDEVTAACNELLETA; encoded by the coding sequence ATGACCGAGGTGATCGCGATCAAAGACCTCAGCTGGTGCTACGGCGACTCCGAGCACAGGGCCCTCGACGGGGTGAACCTGACCCTGAACAGCGGCGAGTTCGTCGGCATCGTCGGGCCCAACGAGTCGGGCAAGACCACCCTGGCCGCGGCGATGAAGGGCATCATCCCGCAGAGCTTCAACGGGGTCTACCTCGGCAGCGTCGATCTGTTCGGACGCCCGATCGTCGACTACGACGCGGCAGAATGCGCAAGCCTGGTCGGATTGGTCTTCTCCGATCCGGACGCACAGTTCACCACTATGAGCGTCGAGGAGGAGATCACCTTCGGCCTGGAGAACATCGGCCTGCCGATCGATGTCATCGGTGAACGCCTCGAATGGGCCTGCGAGCTGGCCGGGTTGCAGCGGCTACTCACCAAGTCGCCGTTCGAGCTGTCCGGCGGTCAGAAGCAGCGGGTCGCGATCGCCGGCGTGCTGGCGATGCGTCCCAAGGTGATCATCTTGGACGAGCCCACCTCGATGCTCGACCCTGTCTCGAAGGCGGGGGTCTTCGCCCTGCTGGCCCAGGTCAAGAAGATCCTCGACCTGACCGTCGTGGTCATCGAGCACAACCTCGAACAGCTGGTCGAGGTCTGCGACCGGATGATCCTGCTGCAAGACGGCAAGATCGCGGTGGACGCACCACTGGGTACGTTCTTCCAGCAGATCCCGGCATCGGCACGCGATTCGATCCGGGTGCCCGGCACCGTCACCTTCTTCGACCTCATCTCGTCCGCGCCCGGGCGTGCCCCGGTGCGCCTCGACGAGGTCACTGCCGCCTGCAATGAACTTCTGGAGACAGCATGA
- a CDS encoding HIT family protein — translation MSTVFTKIISGEFSGMFAWADEVCVVFATIEPISDGHMLVVPRQEVVAFTQADDALLAHLMKVAAIIGRAQEQAFEGSRAALIIAGFDVPHLHLHVIPAWGEAELTFANANGDATPDELTAATERLRETLRTQGHAANVPVEIGRPDLA, via the coding sequence ATGTCGACAGTCTTCACCAAGATCATCAGCGGCGAGTTTTCAGGGATGTTCGCGTGGGCGGACGAGGTCTGCGTGGTCTTCGCCACCATCGAACCGATCAGCGACGGACACATGCTGGTCGTGCCGCGCCAAGAGGTGGTGGCTTTCACCCAGGCCGATGATGCCCTGCTGGCCCATCTGATGAAGGTCGCCGCGATCATCGGGCGCGCTCAGGAGCAGGCCTTCGAGGGTTCGCGGGCCGCGCTGATCATCGCGGGCTTCGATGTGCCGCACCTGCATCTGCATGTGATCCCGGCCTGGGGCGAGGCCGAGTTGACCTTCGCCAACGCCAACGGCGACGCCACTCCCGATGAGCTGACCGCGGCCACCGAGCGGCTGCGCGAAACCCTGCGCACCCAGGGCCACGCCGCCAACGTGCCGGTCGAGATCGGACGCCCCGACCTGGCCTGA
- a CDS encoding N-acyl-D-amino-acid deacylase family protein: MAADLVIRGADVHTPSGFIPADVVVIDGRVDGLVSRGATVADAETVYGDGCWLTPGFIDLHAHSALRSFDEPQMAAKVSQGFTTQLICPDGLGPAPVDDAHVAARRDYLAGLEPSSLVAWSWRSFDQYLSVLDASAPATDLISCVPHSAIRQVVMGDGDRDATGEELRQMQALTDASLAAGGAAVSFGMIYAPGMYGRGRELRALASVAAKYGVPLVPHVRNEAGESLAAMSEFIDACRETGARLHISHLKLIGNEDLLDQLLGLLEAAATQIDLTVDQYPYGAGSTLLTALLPPWAMAGGPEAALARVRDRAARRELAADMRHGLPGWENLYGSCGAENVTITQATGLDEVVGHTVAEAAEMLKCEPADAVVEICARTSLDAAMIDHYSTERVVHEIYRRSGSLLCSDGVFNPSPHPRLYGSTGRFLGRFAIRGGLASATDAIERMSGRSAALLGLTDRGHIAPGQRADLVLLNPHEFIDTATFTNPCSYTAGVYGVWVAGQQVWTGQSSTAARPGRVIRIGKENLA, translated from the coding sequence ATGGCGGCTGATCTGGTAATCCGCGGAGCCGACGTTCATACTCCCTCCGGATTCATCCCCGCTGATGTCGTGGTCATCGACGGCCGGGTCGATGGCCTGGTCTCCCGAGGCGCGACGGTGGCCGACGCCGAGACTGTCTACGGTGACGGCTGCTGGCTGACTCCCGGGTTCATCGATCTGCATGCGCACAGCGCGCTGCGCAGCTTCGATGAACCGCAGATGGCCGCGAAGGTCTCCCAGGGCTTCACCACCCAATTGATCTGCCCTGACGGTCTGGGGCCCGCGCCGGTGGACGACGCCCATGTCGCCGCCCGCCGGGACTACCTCGCCGGCCTCGAGCCGAGTTCACTGGTTGCGTGGAGTTGGCGCAGCTTCGACCAGTACCTCAGTGTGCTGGACGCCAGCGCCCCGGCCACCGATCTGATCAGCTGCGTCCCGCACAGCGCGATCCGCCAGGTCGTGATGGGCGATGGCGACCGCGACGCCACCGGCGAGGAGCTGCGCCAGATGCAGGCGCTGACCGATGCGTCGCTGGCTGCCGGCGGCGCGGCGGTGAGCTTCGGAATGATCTACGCACCCGGCATGTACGGCAGGGGCCGCGAACTGCGCGCCTTGGCCTCGGTGGCCGCCAAGTACGGCGTCCCGTTGGTGCCGCACGTGCGCAACGAAGCCGGCGAATCGCTGGCCGCGATGAGCGAGTTCATCGACGCCTGTCGCGAGACCGGGGCCCGGCTGCACATCTCGCACCTCAAGCTGATCGGCAACGAGGACCTGCTCGATCAGCTGCTGGGATTGCTCGAGGCGGCAGCCACCCAGATCGACCTGACCGTCGACCAATACCCGTACGGTGCGGGCTCGACTCTGCTGACCGCGCTGCTGCCGCCCTGGGCCATGGCCGGCGGCCCCGAGGCCGCGCTGGCCCGCGTCCGGGATCGTGCCGCGCGCCGCGAACTGGCCGCGGACATGCGCCACGGGCTGCCCGGCTGGGAGAACCTCTACGGTTCCTGCGGTGCCGAGAACGTAACCATCACTCAGGCCACCGGCCTGGACGAGGTCGTCGGGCACACGGTCGCCGAGGCCGCCGAGATGCTCAAGTGCGAGCCTGCGGATGCGGTCGTCGAGATCTGCGCCCGGACAAGCCTGGACGCCGCGATGATCGACCACTATTCGACCGAGCGGGTCGTCCACGAGATCTACCGGCGTTCGGGATCGCTGCTCTGCAGCGACGGGGTCTTCAACCCGTCGCCGCATCCGCGGTTGTACGGGTCGACCGGACGATTCCTGGGTCGTTTCGCTATTCGTGGCGGGTTGGCTTCGGCCACCGATGCCATCGAGCGAATGAGCGGACGCTCGGCTGCATTGCTGGGATTGACCGACCGTGGCCATATCGCCCCCGGTCAGCGCGCTGATCTGGTGCTGCTGAATCCGCACGAGTTCATCGACACTGCGACGTTCACCAATCCGTGCAGCTATACCGCGGGAGTCTACGGAGTATGGGTGGCCGGTCAGCAGGTGTGGACGGGTCAGTCCTCCACAGCTGCCAGGCCAGGACGCGTCATCCGCATCGGGAAGGAGAATCTGGCGTGA
- a CDS encoding MASE1 domain-containing protein, with protein MSSSTATNAPTTDASPRENVWALRPGEVRKPGLHHFVMTALFTGIGIVVGTFGSLAIPLGYITAFWPGQAIQTVGGIWYGGWGGIAGAVFPILSNAIAGSAPLPVSLAYIPGNLAQAVVGGIAFRLLKADPRLKSGRDWMVFTVFGIIVSNLIGAAWGCLVLLGFGLITPGAFPVTFIGWFLGNSIASWVLGAVMLKFISPIVLKSKAFVKRVWA; from the coding sequence ATGTCCTCCAGCACTGCCACCAACGCCCCGACGACCGACGCTAGCCCGCGCGAGAACGTCTGGGCGCTTCGGCCCGGCGAGGTCCGCAAGCCAGGCCTTCACCATTTCGTCATGACGGCGCTGTTCACCGGCATCGGTATCGTCGTCGGCACCTTCGGTAGCCTGGCGATCCCGCTCGGCTACATCACCGCCTTCTGGCCCGGTCAGGCCATCCAGACCGTCGGCGGCATCTGGTACGGCGGCTGGGGCGGCATCGCCGGCGCCGTCTTCCCGATCCTGTCGAATGCGATCGCCGGATCGGCTCCGCTGCCCGTCTCACTCGCCTACATTCCCGGCAACCTCGCCCAGGCCGTGGTCGGCGGCATTGCCTTCCGGCTCCTCAAGGCCGATCCTCGCCTGAAGTCCGGGCGTGACTGGATGGTCTTCACCGTCTTCGGCATCATCGTGTCCAATCTCATCGGTGCCGCCTGGGGTTGCCTCGTGCTTCTCGGCTTCGGCCTGATCACCCCGGGCGCCTTCCCCGTCACCTTCATCGGCTGGTTCCTCGGCAACTCGATCGCCTCGTGGGTATTGGGCGCCGTGATGTTGAAGTTCATCTCGCCGATCGTGCTGAAGAGCAAGGCCTTCGTGAAGCGCGTCTGGGCCTGA